One genomic segment of Thermoanaerobaculia bacterium includes these proteins:
- a CDS encoding glycogen/starch/alpha-glucan phosphorylase has translation MIWDYNEEDLRSHLKHHLWHSLAKDHFSATKRDRYITTALTARDYVTKKWIETQQRYYDRDTKRVYYLSLEFLLGRLLMNTILNLGMEDAFSEAADVLETNLESVVTTEWDAGLGHGGLGRLAACFLDSMATLGIPGYGYGIRYEYGIFFQRIRDGYQVETPDNWLRYGIPWEFPRPSVLYMVRYHGRVNAVTGGDGRKRMELVDTDNVMAMAYDYPVPGYRNGVVNTLRLWSAKSTREFDLDYFNSGDYVRAMAEKDRSESISKVLYPNDTSLAGKELRLKQQYFFSSATLQDIIRRFLKGSQDFSRLPDKVAIQLNDTHPSIAIPELMRILVDDHGIDWDDAWNITTRTFSYTNHTILPEALETWPEEIIGSLLPRHYQIIQEIDRRFLIQVAYRFPEESKKTDSMAIVTRQPQGTIHMARLAIVGSRKVNGVSALHSDILKKTVFHDFSEMWPDKFTNVTNGVTPRRWILEANPSLSRLLCDRLGDSWVDHAEKLRDLEPLADDPDFRNRFMEAKTRNKERLVQCMDEKLKVRANPSLFLDCQVKRFHEYKRQLLNILHVLTLYNRIVDGTEGENFLPRTVLFSGKTAPGYAICKLIIKLIHSVAAVIDAHPRMKDKLKVCFVPNYSVSAAQIIIPAAELSEQISTAGFEASGTGNMKFTMNGSLTIGTLDGANVEIREQVGEENFFLFGMKADETFALRGHYDPAGISARTPELQKILDQLTGGYYSPGDRDLFKPITQTLLNPNDRFFVLADYEDYVRCQASVAEAYRDRDRWAKMAILNVARSGIFSSDRSIQEYAKNIWEVNPILP, from the coding sequence ATGATCTGGGATTATAACGAAGAAGATCTTCGATCGCATCTCAAGCATCACCTCTGGCACTCCCTCGCCAAGGATCACTTCTCGGCCACAAAGCGGGACCGATATATCACGACTGCCCTGACCGCGAGGGATTACGTCACGAAAAAATGGATCGAGACGCAACAGCGCTACTACGACCGAGACACCAAGCGGGTCTACTACCTCTCCCTGGAGTTCCTGCTCGGCCGCCTTTTGATGAACACCATCCTCAACCTTGGCATGGAGGATGCCTTCTCCGAGGCCGCCGATGTACTGGAAACCAACCTGGAGAGCGTCGTAACGACGGAGTGGGATGCCGGGCTTGGGCACGGAGGCCTGGGAAGGCTGGCCGCCTGTTTCCTCGACTCGATGGCCACCCTTGGAATTCCGGGATACGGCTACGGAATCCGTTACGAATACGGCATCTTTTTCCAGCGGATCCGGGACGGCTACCAGGTGGAGACACCGGACAACTGGCTTCGGTACGGAATCCCCTGGGAATTTCCACGCCCCAGCGTGCTCTACATGGTCCGCTACCACGGGCGGGTTAACGCGGTGACCGGCGGGGATGGACGGAAGCGCATGGAACTGGTGGACACCGATAACGTCATGGCCATGGCCTACGATTACCCGGTACCCGGGTACCGGAACGGCGTCGTCAACACGCTCAGGCTGTGGTCTGCAAAGTCCACCCGTGAATTCGATCTCGACTACTTTAACAGCGGAGATTACGTCCGGGCCATGGCCGAAAAGGACCGGTCGGAAAGCATCTCCAAGGTGCTCTACCCCAACGACACCAGCCTGGCCGGGAAGGAACTGCGCCTGAAACAGCAATACTTCTTCTCCTCTGCCACCCTGCAGGATATTATCCGGCGATTTCTGAAGGGGAGCCAGGACTTCAGCCGCCTCCCGGACAAGGTGGCGATTCAGCTCAACGACACCCACCCCAGTATCGCCATACCCGAATTGATGCGCATCCTGGTGGACGACCACGGAATCGACTGGGACGACGCCTGGAATATCACGACAAGAACCTTCTCCTATACCAACCACACGATACTTCCCGAGGCCCTGGAGACGTGGCCGGAGGAGATTATCGGATCGCTCCTTCCCCGCCACTACCAGATCATCCAGGAGATCGACCGACGATTCCTCATTCAGGTGGCCTACCGCTTTCCAGAGGAATCGAAAAAGACCGACTCCATGGCGATTGTCACGCGCCAGCCCCAGGGAACCATTCACATGGCACGCCTGGCCATCGTCGGCTCCCGAAAGGTCAACGGCGTCTCCGCCCTTCACTCGGACATTTTGAAAAAAACCGTGTTTCACGATTTTTCCGAAATGTGGCCGGACAAGTTTACGAACGTGACCAACGGGGTCACGCCCCGGCGCTGGATTCTGGAGGCTAACCCTTCCCTGTCCCGTCTCCTCTGTGACAGGCTGGGAGACAGCTGGGTCGACCATGCAGAAAAGCTCCGGGATCTTGAACCCCTGGCCGATGACCCGGATTTCCGCAACCGTTTCATGGAAGCGAAGACCCGGAACAAAGAACGTCTTGTCCAATGCATGGATGAAAAGTTAAAGGTACGCGCAAATCCCTCCCTCTTCCTGGACTGCCAGGTCAAGCGGTTCCACGAGTACAAACGCCAGCTGCTCAACATTCTCCATGTTCTGACCCTCTACAACCGGATCGTCGATGGAACGGAAGGAGAGAATTTCCTCCCCCGCACTGTTCTCTTTTCCGGGAAGACGGCACCCGGGTACGCGATCTGCAAACTGATCATCAAGTTAATCCATTCCGTCGCCGCAGTGATTGATGCTCACCCCCGGATGAAAGATAAGCTGAAAGTCTGCTTCGTTCCCAATTACAGTGTCTCCGCCGCCCAGATCATTATTCCCGCGGCGGAACTGTCGGAACAGATCTCCACCGCAGGATTCGAAGCTTCCGGCACGGGGAATATGAAATTCACGATGAACGGTTCCCTGACGATCGGAACCCTGGACGGCGCCAACGTCGAGATCCGCGAACAGGTGGGAGAAGAGAATTTCTTTCTCTTCGGCATGAAGGCGGATGAAACCTTTGCCCTGCGGGGTCACTACGACCCAGCCGGCATTTCAGCCCGGACTCCGGAACTGCAGAAGATCCTTGACCAGCTTACGGGCGGATACTATTCCCCCGGGGACCGGGATCTCTTTAAACCCATCACCCAGACCCTTCTGAACCCGAACGACCGGTTCTTTGTCCTGGCGGATTATGAAGACTATGTACGCTGCCAGGCATCGGTCGCGGAGGCTTACAGGGACCGGGACCGATGGGCGAAGATGGCCATCCTGAACGTGGCCCGATCGGGCATCTTTTCCTCCGACCGATCGATCCAGGAGTACGCGAAAAATATCTGGGAGGTTAATCCCATCCTGCCCTGA